A window of the Rhizobium brockwellii genome harbors these coding sequences:
- a CDS encoding N-acetylmuramoyl-L-alanine amidase, producing MFKRARIAAKSAARRSTFARRVLAALLAASLLPAAASSVEARDPLLAYGARIVGDDARTRIVIDFDREPRFSVHYIANPERIVVDLPATAFGFPAKDLAARGLFKDIRYGKMDEESARIVLTTTGPVKLALAKVQADEAGKGHRLVLDAEMIDKRAFAELVKTQSWSDRTDAAQTTSAIPAPEKAAPGDFVIAVDAGHGGIDTGAIGVDTKTEEKQVTLAFAKALTDRLNKEPGIKAFLTREDDEFLSLSQRVLIARQNHAGLFISLHADTLKQKDIRGATVYTISDKASDKLAADLAERENLSDQIAGKETVAEPPEVADILLDLTRRETQAFSISLAESVLNSFKDQVGTINNPHRHAGFRVLQAPDVPSILLEIGFLSNAEDEKLLLDEAWRGKIVGLLTDAVKRYRAAVMANGG from the coding sequence TTGTTTAAGAGGGCTCGGATCGCGGCGAAATCCGCAGCGCGGCGATCGACATTCGCAAGGCGGGTTCTGGCGGCGCTTCTGGCCGCTAGTCTGCTGCCGGCCGCTGCCAGCTCTGTCGAGGCCAGGGATCCGCTGCTTGCCTATGGCGCGCGCATCGTCGGCGACGACGCAAGGACCCGCATCGTCATCGATTTCGATCGCGAGCCGCGTTTCTCCGTCCACTATATCGCCAATCCGGAACGCATCGTCGTCGACCTTCCGGCGACCGCTTTCGGTTTTCCGGCGAAGGATCTTGCCGCCCGCGGCCTGTTCAAGGATATCCGCTACGGCAAGATGGACGAGGAGAGCGCCCGCATCGTGCTGACGACGACTGGACCGGTGAAGCTGGCACTTGCCAAAGTGCAGGCCGACGAGGCCGGCAAGGGGCATCGCCTCGTGCTCGATGCCGAGATGATCGACAAGCGAGCCTTTGCGGAACTGGTGAAGACACAATCCTGGAGCGATCGGACTGACGCGGCTCAGACGACGAGCGCCATTCCGGCACCGGAAAAAGCCGCCCCCGGCGATTTTGTCATCGCCGTCGATGCAGGCCATGGCGGCATCGATACCGGCGCGATCGGCGTCGACACCAAGACCGAAGAAAAGCAGGTGACGCTTGCCTTTGCCAAGGCTTTGACCGACCGGCTGAACAAGGAGCCTGGCATCAAGGCTTTCCTGACGCGTGAGGATGACGAGTTCCTGTCGCTTTCGCAGCGTGTGCTGATTGCCCGTCAGAACCATGCCGGCCTTTTCATTTCGCTGCATGCCGACACGTTGAAGCAGAAGGACATCCGCGGAGCCACCGTCTACACGATCTCCGACAAGGCATCCGACAAGCTCGCCGCCGACCTTGCCGAACGGGAAAACCTCTCCGACCAGATCGCCGGCAAGGAGACGGTCGCCGAGCCGCCCGAGGTCGCCGACATCCTGCTCGATCTGACGCGGCGCGAGACGCAGGCCTTCTCGATCTCGCTGGCCGAGAGCGTGCTGAATTCTTTCAAGGATCAGGTTGGCACCATCAACAATCCGCACCGTCATGCCGGCTTCCGCGTGCTGCAGGCCCCTGACGTGCCCTCGATCCTTCTCGAGATCGGGTTCCTCTCGAATGCCGAGGACGAGAAACTGCTGCTCGACGAGGCCTGGCGCGGGAAGATCGTCGGTCTCTTGACCGACGCAGTCAAGCGATACCGCGCCGCCGTCATGGCGAATGGCGGCTGA
- a CDS encoding penicillin-binding protein 1A, with product MVRLFGYFFGIASVLFLVAAAGIAIYLANVAKDLPDYAVLNSYAPPVTTRVHAGNGALMAEYAKEKRLFLPIQAIPDRVKAAFLSAEDKNFYNHPGVDLTGLGRAILVNLQNFGSGRRPVGASTITQQVAKNFLLSSDQTIDRKIKEAILSFRIEQAYSKDKILELYLNEIFFGLNSYGIAGAALTYFNKSVTELTVAEAAYLASLPKGPANYHPFRHPEAALERRNWVIDRMVENGYVSQSDGEEAKKQPLGVTARTTGPSLFASDYFAEAVRRQLIDQYGEKVLYEGGLSVRTSLDPQMQLAARKALQDGLVTYDERRGFHGPIKQIDANGDWGKALADIPTLSDVPEWRLAVVLAVSDSTVDIGLQPGKDGSGKVAADRQRGTIDAKNMQWAFRSADGARKTTKSPVGAVAPGDVVYVEKLGDDTSTSYRLQQPPKVQGGLVAMDPKTGRVLAMVGGFSYSQSEFNRATQAMRQPGSSFKPFVYAAAMDNGYTPASVIMDAPIEIVSGGQVWKPENYGGEVGGPSTLRSGIEHSRNLMTVRLANDLGMNIVAEYAERFGIYDHMLPVLSMSLGAGDTTVLRMVSAYSVIANGGKQIKPTLIDRIQDRYGKTIFKHEERLCEGCNAGDWQNQEEPNIVDNRETVLDPMTAYQITSMMQGVIQRGTAAGKIDLGGRDVAGKTGTTNDEKDAWFVGFTPDLVAGLYMGFDTPAPLGRGGTGGVLSAPIFNEFMQAAVKDTPESKFVIPSGMNLISIDRKTGMAAGDGDPNTIIEAFKPGTGPADSFSVIGMDSTMAPEEILKTSPQANQAVQTGTPGLF from the coding sequence ATGGTTAGACTTTTTGGATATTTCTTCGGAATCGCCAGCGTCCTGTTTCTGGTCGCGGCGGCGGGTATTGCCATCTATCTCGCCAATGTCGCGAAGGATCTCCCGGACTATGCCGTTTTGAACAGCTATGCGCCGCCGGTGACCACCCGCGTCCATGCCGGAAACGGCGCTCTGATGGCCGAATACGCCAAGGAAAAGCGTCTCTTCCTGCCGATTCAAGCCATTCCCGACCGCGTGAAGGCCGCTTTCCTGTCGGCCGAAGACAAAAATTTCTACAATCACCCTGGCGTCGATCTGACCGGCCTCGGCCGCGCAATCCTCGTCAACCTGCAGAATTTCGGTTCCGGCCGCCGCCCGGTCGGTGCCTCGACCATCACCCAGCAGGTGGCCAAGAACTTCCTTTTGAGCTCGGACCAGACGATCGACCGCAAGATCAAGGAAGCGATCCTCTCCTTCCGTATCGAGCAGGCCTACAGCAAGGACAAGATTCTCGAACTCTACCTGAACGAGATCTTCTTCGGTCTGAATTCCTATGGCATCGCCGGCGCAGCACTCACCTATTTCAACAAATCCGTCACCGAACTGACCGTCGCCGAAGCCGCTTATCTGGCATCGCTGCCGAAAGGCCCGGCCAATTATCATCCGTTCCGCCATCCGGAAGCTGCGCTCGAGCGCCGTAACTGGGTGATCGACCGGATGGTCGAGAACGGCTACGTCAGCCAGAGCGACGGCGAGGAAGCCAAGAAGCAGCCGCTCGGCGTCACGGCTCGCACCACCGGCCCTTCGCTCTTCGCGTCGGATTATTTCGCCGAAGCTGTGCGCCGCCAGCTGATCGACCAATACGGCGAAAAGGTCCTCTATGAGGGCGGCCTTTCGGTGCGCACGTCGCTCGATCCCCAGATGCAGCTCGCTGCCCGCAAGGCGCTGCAGGACGGTCTGGTCACCTATGATGAGCGCCGCGGTTTCCACGGCCCGATCAAGCAGATCGATGCAAACGGTGACTGGGGTAAGGCGCTTGCCGATATTCCCACCCTGTCCGACGTTCCGGAATGGCGGCTTGCCGTCGTGCTTGCCGTGTCCGACTCGACCGTCGACATCGGCCTGCAGCCGGGCAAGGATGGAAGCGGCAAGGTTGCAGCCGACCGCCAGCGCGGCACGATCGACGCCAAGAACATGCAATGGGCCTTCCGTTCGGCCGACGGCGCCCGCAAGACCACGAAATCGCCGGTCGGCGCCGTAGCCCCTGGTGACGTCGTTTATGTCGAAAAGCTCGGCGACGACACGTCGACCTCCTACCGCCTGCAGCAGCCGCCGAAGGTCCAGGGCGGCCTAGTCGCCATGGACCCGAAGACCGGCCGCGTGCTCGCCATGGTCGGCGGCTTCTCCTACTCCCAGTCCGAATTCAACCGTGCTACCCAGGCGATGCGCCAGCCGGGCTCCTCATTCAAGCCCTTCGTCTATGCCGCGGCGATGGACAATGGTTACACGCCGGCCTCCGTTATCATGGATGCGCCGATCGAGATCGTCTCGGGCGGCCAGGTCTGGAAGCCGGAAAACTACGGCGGCGAAGTCGGCGGCCCATCGACGCTTCGCTCGGGCATCGAGCATTCGCGCAACCTGATGACGGTGCGCCTCGCCAACGATCTCGGCATGAATATCGTCGCGGAATATGCCGAGCGCTTCGGCATCTACGATCACATGCTGCCGGTTCTCTCCATGTCGCTCGGCGCCGGCGACACGACGGTATTGCGCATGGTCTCGGCCTATTCGGTCATTGCCAATGGCGGCAAGCAGATCAAGCCGACATTGATCGACCGCATCCAGGACCGCTACGGCAAGACGATCTTCAAGCATGAGGAGCGTCTCTGCGAGGGCTGCAATGCCGGTGACTGGCAGAACCAGGAAGAGCCGAATATCGTCGACAACCGCGAAACCGTTCTCGACCCGATGACCGCCTACCAGATCACCTCGATGATGCAGGGCGTTATCCAGCGCGGCACCGCTGCTGGCAAGATTGATCTCGGCGGTCGCGACGTCGCCGGCAAGACCGGCACCACCAACGACGAGAAGGATGCCTGGTTCGTCGGCTTCACGCCGGATCTGGTCGCAGGCCTTTATATGGGCTTTGATACGCCGGCCCCGCTCGGCCGCGGCGGCACCGGCGGCGTTCTCTCCGCCCCGATCTTCAACGAATTCATGCAGGCTGCCGTCAAGGACACGCCGGAATCGAAGTTCGTCATTCCATCAGGCATGAACCTGATTTCGATCGACCGCAAGACCGGCATGGCGGCTGGCGACGGCGATCCGAACACCATCATCGAGGCCTTCAAGCCCGGCACCGGCCCAGCCGACAGCTTCTCGGTGATTGGTATGGACAGCACCATGGCGCCCGAGGAAATCCTGAAGACCTCGCCGCAGGCGAACCAGGCTGTCCAGACGGGCACGCCCGGCCTGTTCTGA
- the prfB gene encoding peptide chain release factor 2 (programmed frameshift), translated as MRAEIENVVDETKQAITLLRRHLDWDQAIRRLDWLNNKAEDPNLWNDASEAQKLMRERQQLDDGINGVKQLEQQLNDNIELIELGEEEGDQSVVKEAEDSLKALKAEAARRQVEAMLSGEADGNDTYLEVHSGAGGTESQDWANMLLRMYTRWAERQRFKVELLEVHDGEEAGIKSATLLVKGHNAYGWLKTESGVHRLVRISPYDSNARRHTSFSSIWVYPVVDDSIQIEINESDCRIDTYRSSGAGGQHVNTTDSAVRITHIPTGIVVQCQQERSQHKNRAKAWDMLRARMYEAELKKREDAASAEAASKTEIGWGHQIRSYVLQPYQMVKDLRTGVASSAPDDVLDGDLNEFMEAALAHRISGAADAVVDDVD; from the exons ATGCGAGCGGAAATCGAAAATGTGGTCGATGAAACCAAGCAGGCTATCACCCTGCTGAGGAGGCATCTT GACTGGGACCAGGCGATAAGACGGCTGGACTGGTTGAACAACAAGGCAGAGGATCCGAACCTCTGGAACGACGCTTCCGAAGCGCAGAAGCTGATGCGCGAACGCCAGCAGCTCGATGACGGCATCAACGGCGTCAAGCAGCTCGAACAGCAGCTCAACGACAATATCGAGCTGATCGAGCTTGGCGAGGAAGAGGGCGACCAGAGCGTCGTCAAGGAAGCCGAAGACTCGTTGAAGGCCTTGAAGGCCGAGGCCGCGCGTCGCCAAGTGGAAGCCATGCTCTCCGGCGAAGCCGATGGCAACGATACTTATCTCGAAGTCCATTCCGGCGCCGGCGGCACCGAAAGCCAGGACTGGGCGAACATGCTTTTGCGCATGTACACCCGCTGGGCCGAACGCCAGCGCTTCAAGGTCGAGCTTCTCGAAGTCCATGACGGCGAAGAGGCGGGCATCAAGTCCGCGACCCTGCTCGTCAAGGGCCACAATGCCTATGGCTGGCTGAAGACGGAATCGGGCGTGCACCGCCTGGTGCGCATCTCGCCCTACGACAGCAATGCGCGTCGCCATACCTCCTTCTCGTCGATCTGGGTCTATCCGGTAGTCGACGACTCGATCCAGATCGAGATCAACGAAAGCGACTGCCGCATCGATACCTATCGTTCGTCGGGCGCCGGCGGCCAGCACGTCAACACCACCGACTCTGCCGTACGCATCACGCATATCCCGACCGGTATCGTCGTGCAGTGCCAGCAGGAGCGCTCGCAGCACAAGAACCGCGCCAAGGCCTGGGACATGCTGCGTGCCCGCATGTATGAAGCCGAATTGAAGAAGCGTGAGGACGCCGCCAGTGCCGAAGCCGCTTCCAAGACGGAGATCGGCTGGGGCCACCAGATCCGCTCCTACGTGTTGCAGCCCTACCAGATGGTCAAAGACCTGCGCACCGGTGTCGCCAGCAGCGCGCCGGACGACGTTCTCGACGGCGACCTGAACGAGTTCATGGAAGCAGCACTTGCTCACCGCATCAGCGGCGCCGCCGACGCGGTCGTCGATGATGTCGACTAA
- a CDS encoding alpha/beta hydrolase family protein, translating into MKLGFRDGVLYDEKRSDWDAAGPRPISWSLWYPAADDSQSEVPERSWFHKPAVARDAPIRPAARLYPLVLLSHGTGGSAAGLEWLARRLVDRGFAALGVSHHGNTGIEPYRAEAFACLWERAPDLSYMLDHRDAWLSDLSGHIDTNSVFAAGFSAGAYSVMLLLGAVAQFSQFEPSRMKPGSARGPREFPDLADHIPALLRTSDVFRDSWSRMSKSYRDDRIRAALICAPGRSVLGFSEESLKAVDAPALILVGDADKAAPAEECSSWLQARLRRSVLKIFGGGLGHYVFVPEGTALGLAFAAELFTDPPGIERAVVHDEIADLSAALFQDNDISAMA; encoded by the coding sequence ATGAAACTGGGCTTTCGTGACGGCGTCCTCTACGACGAGAAAAGGTCGGACTGGGATGCCGCCGGACCCAGACCCATCAGTTGGTCCCTCTGGTATCCCGCCGCCGACGACTCGCAAAGCGAAGTCCCGGAAAGAAGCTGGTTCCATAAGCCGGCTGTCGCCCGCGATGCACCCATCCGGCCGGCGGCCAGGCTCTATCCCCTTGTCCTGTTGTCGCATGGCACCGGCGGATCCGCGGCCGGACTGGAGTGGCTGGCGCGACGCCTGGTCGATCGCGGATTTGCCGCGCTCGGCGTCAGCCATCACGGCAATACCGGCATCGAGCCCTATCGCGCTGAAGCCTTTGCCTGCCTCTGGGAGCGGGCGCCTGACCTAAGCTACATGCTTGATCACCGGGATGCGTGGCTCAGCGATCTCTCGGGCCATATCGATACGAACAGCGTCTTCGCAGCCGGATTTTCAGCCGGAGCCTATAGCGTGATGCTGCTTCTTGGGGCTGTCGCCCAGTTCTCGCAGTTCGAACCATCGAGGATGAAGCCGGGGAGCGCGCGCGGACCGAGAGAATTTCCCGACCTTGCCGATCATATCCCGGCATTGCTGCGCACCAGCGATGTGTTTCGCGATTCGTGGTCCCGGATGTCGAAGTCCTACCGAGACGACAGAATCAGGGCCGCCCTCATCTGCGCGCCGGGTCGGTCCGTTCTCGGTTTCAGCGAGGAAAGCCTGAAAGCTGTCGATGCGCCCGCCCTTATCCTGGTCGGTGATGCCGACAAGGCAGCTCCGGCCGAAGAATGTTCGTCGTGGCTACAGGCGCGGCTGCGGCGCAGCGTCCTTAAAATCTTCGGCGGCGGCCTTGGGCATTATGTCTTCGTGCCAGAGGGCACGGCGCTCGGCCTTGCCTTTGCGGCAGAACTCTTTACCGATCCCCCGGGCATCGAGCGCGCAGTCGTTCATGACGAGATCGCCGATCTGTCGGCGGCGCTGTTTCAAGACAACGACATCAGCGCGATGGCTTGA
- a CDS encoding NAD kinase → MGRSFQTLSFLASPTTEALAAREELIGLYGDVPADEADVIVALGGDGFMLQTLHNTMNSGKLVYGMNRGSVGFLMNDYRTDRLQERICVAVENVFRPLQMTTANADGTNSTALAINEVYLFRQSYQAANLRVMVDGRVRLEELICDGLMVATPAGSTAYNLSAHGPILPLEAPLLAMTPVSAFRPRRWRGALLPNKVTVDIDILEPEKRPVNAVADNTEVKSVLHIRIAQSEYVTARILSDPDRSWSDRILAEQFKD, encoded by the coding sequence ATGGGCCGTTCATTTCAGACGCTTTCCTTTCTCGCCTCACCGACGACGGAGGCGCTTGCCGCGCGCGAGGAGTTGATTGGCCTCTATGGTGACGTCCCGGCTGACGAAGCCGACGTCATCGTCGCGCTCGGTGGCGACGGGTTCATGCTGCAGACGCTGCACAACACCATGAACTCCGGCAAGCTGGTTTACGGCATGAATCGCGGCTCTGTCGGCTTCCTGATGAACGACTATCGTACAGACCGGCTTCAGGAGCGCATCTGCGTCGCCGTCGAAAACGTCTTCCGGCCATTGCAGATGACGACGGCCAACGCCGATGGCACCAACTCGACGGCGCTCGCCATCAACGAGGTCTATCTTTTTCGCCAGTCCTATCAAGCCGCGAATCTGAGGGTCATGGTGGACGGGCGCGTCCGTCTGGAAGAACTGATCTGCGACGGGCTGATGGTGGCGACACCTGCCGGATCGACGGCTTATAATCTTTCCGCCCATGGCCCGATCCTGCCGCTCGAGGCGCCGCTGCTCGCCATGACGCCGGTCAGCGCTTTCAGGCCGCGGCGCTGGAGGGGTGCTCTGCTGCCGAACAAGGTGACCGTCGATATCGACATTCTCGAGCCGGAGAAGCGGCCGGTGAATGCGGTGGCCGACAATACCGAGGTCAAGTCGGTGCTGCATATCCGCATCGCCCAGTCGGAGTATGTGACGGCGCGCATCCTTTCTGATCCCGACCGCTCCTGGTCCGACCGTATTCTCGCCGAGCAGTTCAAGGATTGA
- a CDS encoding helix-turn-helix domain-containing protein: MNAIQCKMARAALGLGVRDLAKLADVSVDTLSRLERGEELMPRTMAAIRSALETAGVIFIDENGEGPGVRLRKER, from the coding sequence ATGAACGCAATTCAATGCAAGATGGCGCGTGCGGCGCTGGGGCTCGGCGTGAGGGATTTGGCGAAGCTCGCCGATGTCTCCGTCGACACCTTGTCCAGATTAGAAAGAGGCGAAGAGCTCATGCCCCGCACCATGGCCGCAATTCGCTCCGCGCTGGAAACGGCCGGGGTCATCTTCATCGATGAAAACGGTGAAGGGCCAGGCGTTCGATTGCGGAAAGAGAGATAG